A region of the bacterium HR11 genome:
CGGGCGTTCGGCCCCTTCACGACGAATTTCCCGGGTCCCGGACGTCCGGCATCAATCCGACCATGGACCATAGGCCACAGACCATGGACCGGCTTGGGCCCCGGGGGTCTATGGTCCATGGTCCATGGTCTGTGGTCTGTGGTCTATGGTCCATGGTCGGATTGATGAGACCGGTTCTATTCTCCCGTTCCCGATCCCCATCCCGCATCCTGGATCTTGCATCAATCCTCCCCCATCATCCCGGAACGGAAGTTTTTTGATCAGACGTGACGGTTGTGCTAAACTGAAGGCCTCGATAAGCAGGGCCATCGAGGAGATTCCGTTGGCGACTTCCAGGTCCGACCGAGACGTGCACGCCAGCCCGCCGACCGCCGTCTCCCGGGAATTGCCGAAGACCGTCCCTTCCGACGAGGCCGTCGGGCGAGGACTGGGGAGCCGCCCCGGGCCCAAGGTTGGAGCCGCTTCCGATGAGTGGAACCAGCCGGGGCCGCCCATGACCGAGCAACAGACGCTCGAACAGCTCCTCGAGTACGTCCGGCGGCTCATCAAAAAATACCAAGCCCTGGAGGCGGAGAATCAGGCCCTGCGGCGGCGGATAGACGACCTCCAGCAGAGAGCGGACGCGACGGAACAGGAGAACCAGAAACTTCGAGCCCGCCTGGAAACCTTGGAAGCCGAACGGGACGCCATCCGCCTCCAGGTCGCCGAGCTCGTGCGCGAGCTTGAGAACCTCGAATTGGAATGAGGCCCCATGCCGGTCCGGGTTCAGATCCTGGGCGTGCAACTGCAATTACGCACCACCGTCCCCCACGACGTCCTGATTCAGGTCCTCCAGGACGTCGAGGCCCGGGCCCGTCAGATCATGGAACTCACCGGAGAGACGAACCGGGCCCACGTGTTCCTCATCACGGCCCTCAACCTGGCCTTGGAACTCCACGAGGCTCGACAGGGCTACCGGTCCCTTTCCCAGACGGCCGGCCATCTCCTGAAAGAGCTTCAAGCCTGCCTGCAAGAGGAGTCCCGAGAGACCTCCCGGCTGGACATCCTGACCACACCGGAGGAATCGACGGATTGAGGGGGAGGACCCCGACCAGGATGCAGGATGGGGATCGGGAACGGGAGAATAGAACCGGTCTCATCAATCCGACCATGGACCATAGACCACAGACCACAGACCATGGACCATGGACCATAGACCCCCGGGGCCCAAGCCGGTCCATGGTCTGTGGTCTATGGTCCATGGTCGGATGGATGCCGGACGTCCGGGAACCCGGGAAATTCGTCGTGAAGGGGCCGAACGCCCGAATGACCGAAAAGGGATCCAAGCCCCGCTCGCAAGAGCGGGGGCGCTATTTCAACGCGGCGTCGTGACGGCGGGACGGCGAGCCGGGGTCCGATATCGATCCCGGACTTTACAAACTATTCGCCACTCGCTACTCGCCATTCGCCATTCGCCATTCGCCATTCGCTACTCGCTATTCGCCACTCGCCACTCGCCGTTCGCCATTCGCCCTATTAAAAACCGGGACCCGGCACCGGATACCCGGGACCTGACTTCACAGTCCGCCATGACGAGTGTCGCTTCGTATCGTCTGTGGGAATGGCCTTGGCAGTGGGTCCGGGACCTCGTCCCCGGGACGTTCGACACGGTCCTCTTGCCCGTCGGGACGATGGAGGCTCACGGCGTTATCCCGCTGGGGACGGATGCCCTCGTGCCCCTGGCCCTGGCCGAGGCGCTGGCACCCCGCCTGCCGGCCGTCGTGGCGCCCCCTATTTACTACGGCCTGACGAGTTCCTTCCGGCACTACCCGGGTTCGATGACGCTCCCGGCTCGGTTATTTACAGCTTACGCAGGTCACGTGCTCGCCGAGCTGGCCCGGATGGGCTTCCGGAAGCTGGTCGTCCTGAACGGCCACGGGGGACAAGCCGCTGAGGTTCGGGAAGCCGCCCGGCGGGTCCACCGGAGGGCCGCTTGCGGAGTTGTCGTCCTCGAGTGGTGGGAGCATGCGCCCGTCCCCGACTTCATGGGGCCGCCCGGAAGCCACGGCGGGACGGCCGAGACGGCGGCCGTCCAGGCAATCCGACCCGAGTGGGTCTACCGGGACCTGTGGCGGGAGGACCTCCAGGCACCCGTCCGACCGGGCCTGCAGGCCTACCCCTTCCCGGGTCCCGTCATGCAGGTCGAAGGCGAGACGCTCCGGTTCCTGTCGGAGGCCGAGGCCCGGGCCTACTTCGACAGCGTCGTGGCCGTCGTGGAAGCGACTCTCCGCCGGGTCTTCCGCCAGTGGTCCGACCTGGGGTTGGTGGAATAGTCGGTGCTGGGTGTCGGGCCTGGGCCTCAGGGGCCCAGACCGGTTCACCTCGCATCACGCCGCTTCCGTCGACTGGATGGCCTTTGGCTTGCGGCGCTTGCCCAACAGACGGGCGACCAACGTGGCGGGCATCAGGGCCGACAGGACCACGTGACCCGTGTCCAGGATCAGGACGGAACGGGTCTGACGGCCCTCCGTCACGTCGATGACCTTTCCCATCTGCTTGGCTTCCTTGCGGAGGCGCTTGATGGGAGCCGAACGGGGCGACACGATGGCGATGATGCGGCTGGCGATCACGGCGTTGCCGTGACCCACGTTCAAGATCTCACGCATACCCTTTCCTCTCTGGGATCCGATCTCATCCTCCCTCACGGGCCCGCGCCCTGTCCGAGCGGACAGGGGCATTCCTCCCATCTGGAAGGCCCCACGGTCGAATCGGCGACCGCGCGCAGTATCAACTGTAATTTAGTCCTTCCGGAGCCAAGCGTAAAGGGCTTCGGCCCGCCGGCGACCGACGACCCGAGCGATCTCCTCGACGGGGGTCTCCCGCAGGACGTCCAGACTCCCGAAGCGTTCGAGGAGCCGACGGGCCAGGCGGGGACCGATGCCCGGGACTTCCGTCAGGGCCAACTGAAGCTCGGCCCGGCGGTGGAGACGCCGGTAGTAGCCGATGACCCAGCGGTGGGCCTCGTCCCGGACGTGCTGGAGGAGCCGCAGGGCCGGTGTATGGCGGGGCCACCGGAGGGGCTCCGGCGAGGTAGGCACGTAGATTTCTTCCTCTCGCTTCGCCAGGGCGATGACGGGGATGTGGCCACAGCCGGCCTGGGCCAGGGCCTCTTGAGCCGCATGAAGCTGGCCCCGGCCGCCGTCGATCAGGATCAGGTCAGGAAGTGGCAATCGCTCCCGCAGGGAACCGGCGTAGCGCCGGTAGACGGCCTCCCGCATGCAGGCGTAGTCGTCGGGACCCTCGACGGTCCGAATCCGAAAGCGCCGGTATTCAGACTTCTTGGGCCGACCGCCCTCGAAGACGACGACCCCGCCGACGTTCCACTGCCCTTGGATGTTCGAGATGTCGAAGCCCTCGATGCGGTACGGAAACGTCGGCAGGTTCAGCATGTGCTGAAGCGACCGGAGGGTCGCATATTCGTCGGCGGCCTCGCCCTCGGGGGCGCTCCGCAGGAGCTGACGGGCGTGGTGGCCGACCCACTCGAGACGGTCCCGGTCGGCGTCCGACAGTTCAGCCGGGACCCGAAGACGGACGGGCCGACCGAAGTGCCGCTCGAGCCAGGCCTCCAGTTCAGACCGCTCGGCCAGGTCCACGGGAAGCCAGACCTCGTCAGGCGGCTGGGCGACCGTCAGGTAAAACTGGGTCAGGACCTGGACCCACCACTCGTCGTCGAGCAGGACCTCCGTCTCGGGCGGCGGCTCGAGGCCCGGGAGCCGGTCCCAGACGAACTCCCGCCGGTCCACGAAGAGGCCGTGGCGGATGAGGAAGACGACGAGGACCACGCGCCCGCCCTCGACGGCGGCGCCGACGAGGTCGACGGACCGCCCGGTCGGGTCGACGATGCGGGACGTCGGCGTCCAGTCCCGGAGGGCCCGGACGGCGTCCCGATAGAAGGCGGCCGCCTCGAACTCCATCCGGCGGGCGTGCTCTTGCATCCGGCGTTCCAGCTCGGCCAGGACGCCCGCCCGGTCGCCCTCGAGGAAGCGGACGGCGGCCTCGGCGTCGGCCCGGTAGGCGTCCCGGTCGATGTAGTGCATGCAGGGGCCCGAGCACCGCCGGATGTGGTACAGCAAGCACACGGGGTACGTCCGGGTCCCGTCCAGGGGCAGGTCGCAGGCCCGGATGCGGAAGATGCGGTGGACGAACTGGAGGACCCGGCGGGCGTGGCCGACCGAGAGGAAGGGCCCGAAGTAGCGAGCCCCGTCGTTTTCGATGCGGAAGGCGACCTCGGCCCGAGGATACGGCTCCTGGAGGGTGATGCGGACGTACGGAAGGTTGCGGGTGTCCTTCAGGAGGGCATTGTACCGGGGCTGGTGCCGCCGGATCATCTGAGCCTCGAGGATGAGGGCCTCGAGGGGCGTCTGGGTCGCGACCCAGTCGACGTAGGCCGCCTCCCGGAGGAGGTAGGGGACCATCGGGCGGGTGTCGTGGCCCGAAAAGTACTGGCGGACCCGGTCCCGAAGGGAATTGGCCTTCCCGATGTACAGGAAGCGGCCCCGGCGGTCCTTAAAAAAGTAGACCCCCGGCTGATTCGGCATCTTCCGGACCCGCTCGACGAGACTCGAACGAACGTTCCCAGTGACCATTTACTGTCTACCACCTACCATCTGCCGGAGGACGTACGGCAGGATCCCCCCGTAGCGGTAGTACGTGACCTCGACGGGCGTGTCGAGGCGGGCGATGGCCGTAAACGTCTGCGTCGTCCCATCGGGTCGGACGGCCCGGACGCGGACCCGGGCCCGGGGCTGAAGGCCCTCGGCGATACCCTCGATGTGGAAGACCTCATGGCCCGTCAGGCCGAGCGTCTCCCGGTCCTGGCCCGGCTCGAACTCCAGGGGCAGGACGCCCATCCCGACGAGGTTGCTCCGGTGGATCCGCTCGAAGCTCTCGGCCAAGACGGCCCGGACGCCCAGCAGGAAGGTCCCCTTGGCGGCCCAGTCCCGGGAGCTTCCCGAGCCGTACTCCTTGCCGGCGATGACGATGAGGGGCGTCCCGTCGGCCCGGTAGCGCATGGCGGCGTCGTAGACGGTCATGACCTCGCCGGTCGGCAGGTAGACCGTCCAGCCGCCCTCGGGCAGGGACCCTCCATCGCCCGGGCGCCGAAGGAGGTTTCGGAGCCGGATGTTGGCGAAAGTGCCCCGGATCATGACCTCGTGATTGCCCCGGCGGGCGCCATAGGTGTTGAACTCCGACGGCGGGACGCCCCGGCGGATGAGGTACTGGCCGGCGGGGCTCTTCTCGGGGATGGCCCCGGCCGGCGAGATGTGGTCCGTCGTGACCGAATCGCCGAGGAGGACGAGGACGCGGGCGCCGTGGATGTCCTGCAGGGGCGGCGGTTCCAGGGGCAGGTCCCGGAAGAAGGGCGGCTCCTGGATGTAGGTCGAGTCGGGGTCCCATCGGTAGAGCTCGCCGCGGGGGACGGGCAGGGCCCGCCACCGGGCGTCGCCCCGAAAGACCTGGGCATACCGCCGCCGGAAGACTCTCGGATTCAGGACCCGCCGCATGAGGGACCGAACCTCTTCATGGGTCGGCCAGAGGTCTCGCAGGTAGACGGGCCGGCCGTTGGGGTCCCGACCGAGGGGCTCGTTCAGGACGTCGATGTCCATCGTCCCGGCCAGGGCGTAAGCGACGACCAGGGGCGGCGACATCAGGTAGCTCGCCCGGACGTGGGGATTGATGCGGCCCTCGAAGTTGCGGTTGCCGCTCAGGACGGCGACGGTCACGAGGCCATTTTCCTCGATGGCTCGGGCGACGGGCTCCGGCAGGGGGCCGCTGTTGCCGATGCACGTCGTACAGCCGTAACCGACGAGGTGGAACCGCAGGGCTTCCAAGTAGGGTAAGAGACCCGATTCGGCCAGGTAGTCCGTCACGACCCGGGAGCCCGGGGCCAGGCTCGTCTTGACGTGGGGCGGCACGGTCAGGCCCCGCTCGACGGCCTTCTTGGCCAGGAGGCCGGCCCCGACCATGACGGACGGGTTCGACGTGTTCGTACAGCTCGTGATGGCGGCGATGACGACGCTCCCGTGACCGACGGCCGTCTTCAGGCCGTCCAGCGAGACCTCCACGCGGCGGCCGACGAGCTCGTCCACGGAGGCCGAGGCCCCGTCGGCCGGCAGGAAGGTCCGCAGAGCTTCTCGGAAGGCCTGGCGGGCCGTCCGCAGGGGGACCCGGTCGTGGGGCCGCCGGGGGCCGGCGATGGTCGGCTCGACGGTCGAGAGGTCCAGCTCGACGACGTCGCTGTACAGGGGCTCCGGGGCGTCCGGCGTCCAGAACAGGCCCTGGGCCTTCATGTAGCGCTCGACCCGCTCGACGTGCCGGGGGTCCCGCCCCGTGCCCCGGAGGTACTCGAGCGTGGCGTCATCGACGGGGAACAGGTTGACCGTCGAACCGCACTCGGGGGCCATATTCGCCAGGGTCGCCCGGTCCTCGACCCGGAGGCTCCGGACGCCGGGCCCGAAGAACTCGACGAACTTGCCGACGACGCCCTTCTGCCGGAGAAGGTGCGTGACCGTCAGGACGAGGTCCGTCGCCGTCGCCCCCTCGGGGAGCTCGCCGGTCAGGCGGACGCCGATGACTTCCGGGACGAGCATGTAGATGGGCTGGCCCAGCATGACGGCCTCGGCCTCGATGCCGCCGACGCCCCAGCCGAGGACGCCGAGGCCGTTGATCATCGTCGTATGCGAATCCGTCCCGACGAGCGTGTCGGGGAAGGCTTCGGGGACCCCGTCCGGGGCCGTCCGGACCTGGACGACCGACGCCAGGTACTCGAGATTGACCTGATGGACGATGCCCGTCCCGGGCGGGACGACCCGGAAGTTGCGGAAGGCCCGCTGGGCCCACCGGAGGAAGGCATAGCGCTCCCGGTTCCGCTCGTATTCCATCGCCACATTCTGCTCGAAGGCGTCGACCGACCCGAAGAAGTCGACCTGGACCGAGTGGTCGATGACGAGGTCGACCGGCACGACGGGGTTGACCCGCCGGGGGTCTCCGCCGAGACGCCGGACGGCCGCCCGCATGGCCGCCAGGTCGGCCACGCAGGGGACGCCCGTAAAGTCCTGCAGGAGGACCCGCTCGGGCCGGAAGGGGATCTCGAGGCGGGGGACGTCCCGGGGGTTCCACCGGGCCAGGGCGACGACGTCGTCCCACCGGACGACCTCGCCGTCGTAATGGCGCAGGAGGTTCTCCAGGAGGATGCGGATCGAGTAGGGCAGGCGCCGGGTGTCGGCCAGGCCCGTCTCGTCGAGGTAGCGGAGGCTGTAGATGCGGAAGCGCCCGTCCGGCGTGTCGAGCCATCGGACGGCGTCGGGGAACCCAGGGGGTCGGTCCGTCATGACGGCGTCTCCTCGGGGGCCGAAGATGTCAGAGAGGGCGGCGTCGGATATATTATAGGCGGTGGGGCCGTAAGGCAGTAGGGTCGCTCGAGGGCCCGGCCGTTCGGGCCAGCTCCCGAATCCCGCAGGGCCGAATTCCCGGATATGGACAAGGAACGGCGCGCACGGGACGAGATCGTCCTCCTGGTCGACGACCGGGACCGTTTCACGGGCCGGTATGCCTCTCGGGCCGAGGCCCATCGGGGCGACGGCCTCCATCACCGGGCCTTCGTCTGTATCCTGTTCGACCGGGCCGGCCGGGTCTTGCTTCAACGTCGGCGCCACTGGCTGTGGGACGGCCTGTGGGACCTGACGGCCGTCAGCCATGTCCTCTACCGGGACGGCCGCCGGGAGACTTATGCTCAGGCCGCCGCTCGGGCGCTTCGGAAGGAGATGGGCATCACCGGCGTTCGGGTCCGAAAAGCGACGGGCTTCAACTACTTCGTCCGGCACCCGGCCCGAGACGCCTGCGAAAACGAGTACTGCGCCGTTTTGGTCGGCTCCTACGACGGTCCCGTCCGGCCGGACGCCGAGGACGTCTACGAGTATTGCTGGGTGGCCTGGGAAGACTTCGTCCGGGACGTGAAGACCCGTCCCGAGGCGTACACGCCCTGGGCCCGCCTGAGCGTCGAGGCCCTGGCCCGGGTCGGCTGGGAGCCTGGGAGATAGGTGCCGGGTGTCGGGTGTTCGACGTCGGAAGGACCTGACACCCGGCCCCCCACACCGAACATCCGACGGGGAGGTTACGGAGATGAGCGACCGCTTGGGACGGACCCAGCAGGCCCTGAAGGCCGTCACGCAGGGGGCGGCCTTGGACTTTGCGACGGCCCGCCAGCTCGGCGAGGACATCGCCTCTGGGGAACTCCCGCCGGAGCTGGTCGGCGCCGTCCTGACGGCCCTGGCCATGCGGGGGGAGGCCCCTTCGGAGATCGCCGGCCTGGCGGACGCCATGCGTTCGCAGGCCCGGCGGGTCGAGCATCCCCTGACGCGGACGGCGGTCGACACGTGCGGCACGGGCGGGGACGGCTTCCATACGTGGAACGTCTCGACGGCGGCGGCCTTCGTCGTGTCCTCGCTGGGTGTGCCTGTCGTCAAGCACGGCAATCGGGCCGTCTCCTCCCAGTGCGGGAGCGCCGACGTCCTGCAGGCCCTGGGTATCGCCTGGCCCGACACGCCGGAGAAGGCCGCCCAGCTCCTTCACGACACGCACTTCACCTTTCTCTTCGCACCCTATTTCCATCCGGCCATGAAGGCCGTCGCCCCGATCCGGCGGCATTTGGGCATCCGGACCGTCTTCAACATCCTGGGACCCCTCACGAATCCGGCCTTCGTGCGGTACCAGATGATCGGCGTCTTCCGGCGGGACCTCTTGGAGCGCTTGGCCCCTGTATTTACCCACCTGGGTCACGAGCGGGTCCTCCTGGTCCATCACGAGACCGGTATGGACGAAGCCGCCTCCTTCGGCCAGACCTACGTCGTCCGGGTCGAGCGGCAGGGGACCGACGTGACCTTTCACGAGGATTGTCTGAACCCTCGGGCCTGGGGCCTCGGGTCCGGCTCGGTCGAGGACCTGCGGGGCGGTTCGCCGGAGGAGAACGCCCAGATCATCGGGGACCTCTTGCGGAATCGGGACCGGGGCCCCCGGCGGGACACCCTGCTCGTGAACTCGGCCCTGGCCCTCTGGGCCGCCGGTCGGGTCGGTACGGTCGAAGAGGGCCTGGCCCAGGCCGAGGAAGCCCTGACCAGCGGGCGTGCCTATGACCAGCTCGAGCGTCTCCGCCAGCGGTCCGGCCCGGCGTGACGCCCTCCCCGACGGCTTTCGGGCCTTTCGCCGACGATGGCCGGGCCTCCTCGTCGCGTGGGCCGGGATGGGGGTCGCCGCGCTGGGCCGGGCCCCGCTCCCGGCCGGGGTCCATGCCCCCTACTCTCAGGTCGTCTACGACCGCCGCGGGGAGGTCTTGCGGATATTCCTGACGCCCGACGAGAAGTGGCGCATCGAGGCCCGTCTGGACGAGATCGACCCTCTCCTCGTCCGGGCGACGGTCTGCTTTGAGGACCGCTTCTTCTGGTTTCATCCCGGCGTGAACCCCCTGGCCGTCCTCCGGGCGGCCTGGCAGAACGTGCGGGCCGGCCGCATCGTCTCGGGCGGCTCGACCCTCTCGATGCAGTCGGCCCGCATCGTGGAGCCCCGTCCCCGCACCTGGCGGGCCAAGCTGGTCGAGGCCCTTCGCGCCTTCCAGTACGAGCTTCGCCTGGGCAAGCGGCGGATTCTCGAACTCTACCTCAGTCGGGCCCCTTACGGCGGCAACCTGGAGGGCGTGACGGCGGCGGCCCTGGCCTACTTCGGTCGCCCGCCCCGGCGGCTCACGCCGGCCGAGGTCGCCTTCCTGGTGAGCCTGCCCCAGGCGCCCGTGTCCCGCTCCCTCCTGCGGGCTTCGCCGTCCGAGGTGAGAAAGGCTCGGGACCGCGTCCTGGCCCGTATGCGGGCCTGCGGCCTCCTGTCGGAAGCGGCCTACCGGTCGGCCCTGCGGGAAAGCGTCCCGACGGGCCTGCGGCCCATGCCGGCCCGGGCGCTCCACGCTACGGACTATCTGCACGCCCTCTTCCCCCAGGCGGCTCGCATCCGTTCGACCCTGGACGCCGACGTTCAGCGGACCGTCGAGAGCCTCGTCCAGGCCTATCGGCCCGTGGTCTACCGGAACGGGGCTACGAACGTGAGCGTCGTCGTCATCGAAAACTCGACGCGGAAGGTCCGGGCCCTGGTCGGGTCCCTGGACTACTGGGACGAGGCTCACGACGGTCAGGTCCCGGGCTTTCTGGCGCCCCGGTCACCGGGCTCGGCCCTGAAGCCCTTCCTGTATGCTCTCGCCCTCCAGAAGGGGGTCATCACGACGGAAACGCTCTTAGAAGACTATCCGACGAGCATCCGGGGGTACCAGCCCGTCAACTTCAGCGGCACGTTCCGGGGCCTCGTCCGGGCCGAGGAGGCCCTGGCCTATTCCCTGAACGTCCCCTTCGTCCACCTCCTCCGGCGGACGGGATTCCGGGACTTTCTCCGGCTCCTCGAACGGGGCGGGATCGACGTCCGGTCCGGCGTGGACTACGGCCTCTCGGTCATCACGGGCGCCCTGGAGGTGCGGCTCCTGGACCTGACGAACCTGTACGTGACCCTGGCCCGGGACGGCCGGCACGGCCCGCCGGTCCTCGTCGAGGACGCGTCCCGTCCGGAGACCGAACGCCGGCTCCTCCATCCCGGCGCCGTCGTCCTGACCCGCCGGGCTTTGGCCCTGCGGGACCGACCCGACGCCCCCCACCTTCGAGCGGTCACGCTTCCCCGGGCGACCGTCTACTGGAAGACGGGGACCTCCTGGGGACGGCGGGACGCCTGGAGCGTCGGCTTCCACGCGGGCTATACCGTCGGCGTGTGGGTCGGCAACTTCTCGGGCGAGGGCGCCGAAGGGATCGTCGGCGGGGAGCTGGCGGCGCCCCTCATGTTCGACGTCCTGAACGCCCTGCCGGCGCCGGCCCCCGAACTGCGGCCCCCGCCGGACGCCGACCTGACGCGGGTCCCCGTGTGCCCCTTCTCCGGGGAGCGGCCGACCGACGCCTGCCCCGGCGTCCGCTGGGTCCTCGCCGTGCGGGACGCCGCTCCGCTTCGGGCGTGTCCCTACCACCGGCGCCTGCTCGTCGAGCGGGACTCGGGCCGCCGGATGTGCCCCTGGAGGTCCTATGCCCCGGACGAAGTCACGGCCCGGGTCTTTACCGTCCTGCCGCCCCTGGCGGCGGCCTTTCTGGGCATGCCGGCTTCGACCGAGCCGCCCCCCTCAGAGTCGTGCGGCCCACCGGAGGCGGCCCCGGAGCTCCGCATCCTCAGCCCCCTGGACGGGGCGACCTACCTGCTGAGCGCCGACGTCCGGGGAAGCGGCGGCATCCCCTTGCGGGCCGTGACGCCGGCGCCGGACCGTCGCATCTTCTGGTTCGTCAACGACCGGTTCGTCGGCTCGACGGCCTCGGGCGGCGTTCAGGTCATCCGGCTTCCGCCGGGACCGGTCACCGTCGTCGCCGTCGACTCGACGGGCCGCGCCGACCGGGCCCACCTGCACGTCCTCCCCCCGTGAGCCGGTCCGGGGGAAACCAACGCCGGAGAGCCTCCCGAAACTTATGGAAAGCAGGGTCCTGGCAACCTTTCAGGCTGACCCGTGTGGCCAATTGATGATACAAGGCTGACGAGCGAGGAATCCCCCTCCTTTGCAAAACTTCTTCCACTGCCTCCTTGGGTCGCTCCGGTTTGCGTCCCACTCCACCCCCGTATCGGGCTACGACTTGGCACCAGAGGTCCCTATCGCCGCCTGCCAGGACTTCCACGACGTGAGGGGATGAGGTAAAAACCCACACCTCCAGCTCGGGATCCAGCACGATGACGACAGATCGGTCCCTCCATCCCGATTGATCCAGCTGATCTTGTACTGCGGCTTCTAATTGTTGCGCCGTCTTCTCCTCATCTCCGCATCCTTCCCGGTCAAACATGACCAACGCATACCGAGAATCGGACCGGTAAGGTTGCAGGAGAGCCGAAGCATTCCGGCGCACACCGGGGTCCTTATGGGGATGACGGATGATCTCGAAGGTGACAGGCCGTATCCCCAATGCTTTGGGGGCGTGACAGCAGTCCGCGGACGGCCATCTCCATGTCCAGGTCTGCGACCAAGACGATGAGATCCCGCATCACCCCAAAATCCCGCTGGCCAGGAGGTCGCCCAGGCTGACTTCTCGCCGCCACTCTTGAAGCCTGGGATGGCGGTCGCCACTCACGATGTCCGTAGCGCCGCTTTCTGTCCGGGCGAAACACAACAGGTCTTTCGGCTCTGCAAGATTCAAAAAGACCGGCGAGTGAGTCGCACAGAGCACTTGGCCCGCATACGCCGATGAGAGCGATTGATACACGGCTTCCGCGGCTCGGGGGTGGATGCCGTTCTCCGGCTCTTCGATGAGGTAAATCCTGTCGGCTTCGGGCAAATAGGCCAGTAGCGTGAGGGCGAAAAATCGTAGCGTTCCGTCAGAGAGGAGCCATGAAGGGAGTTTTAGCCCCGAACAGAACTCCACCTCGATGTACCGGTGTCGGTCTTCCTCGCGTTCGGCCACACGAATCGTCTTGATGTCTGGGAGGACCGTCCGGACATGGTCTACCCAGTGTTGCAGTCTGTCTTGGCCCAACCGCTGGAGGAGGATCGGCAGGTTGGACCCGTCCGGCTGGAAGCTTACCGGAGCATCGGGCGAGCAGGGGGACCGCATCAGCCGACTGTTGAGCTGAAGGAGCTGGATGCCCTCCGACAGGACTCGACGGGTCCATACGGTCGCGCCGAACCGGTCCTCCTCCTCAGGTACGGCCATAAGCCCCGCTTTTCCTGACGGAGGCCGGAGTGGGAAATTCCAATCCGTGGTCTCTGAGCGAATATATACCCGCCCTTCCGGCGTGCGCATCATGATTTTCCGCCAACCCGGCGGTGTATGCTTACCCGGTTCGATCATGATGGTCGGCGGTGGCAGAAGGTCTTGGGGGAAAAGGGGGAGCTGGCGTTTGGGTTCCCCTTTCGAGTGTACGGCAGATTCCTTCAGCAACCAGAAATTCTCTGCCAGCAGCCCGATGCTTCCGTCTTCCCGCCGACCGACACGGACTTCATAGCGCACGTAGGGGTAATGGGCGGAATCCTTGGGATCCTTGAGCCTTTCGGTCAATCCTTCCGGTAGTCGCATGTCAATGGCCAGTTCAAAGGCGTTGCCTTCCCGACGCCAGAGGAGCTCCTCCAATTGCCGGGCCCGCTCACGGACGGCAGGTTCGACGCCTTGCCATAGCAGGTCACGCAAAAAGGTCAATACGTCCAGAAACGTGCTTTTCCCGCTGGCGTTGGGTCCGATGAGGACCTGGAAGCGTCGCAGGGATTGAGAGATGTAGCGTAGACACTTATACGACAGGACTTCCACCCGAGTGATCATCCCCACCCCT
Encoded here:
- the crnA gene encoding Creatinine amidohydrolase, with protein sequence MTSVASYRLWEWPWQWVRDLVPGTFDTVLLPVGTMEAHGVIPLGTDALVPLALAEALAPRLPAVVAPPIYYGLTSSFRHYPGSMTLPARLFTAYAGHVLAELARMGFRKLVVLNGHGGQAAEVREAARRVHRRAACGVVVLEWWEHAPVPDFMGPPGSHGGTAETAAVQAIRPEWVYRDLWREDLQAPVRPGLQAYPFPGPVMQVEGETLRFLSEAEARAYFDSVVAVVEATLRRVFRQWSDLGLVE
- the uvrC gene encoding UvrABC system protein C, yielding MVTGNVRSSLVERVRKMPNQPGVYFFKDRRGRFLYIGKANSLRDRVRQYFSGHDTRPMVPYLLREAAYVDWVATQTPLEALILEAQMIRRHQPRYNALLKDTRNLPYVRITLQEPYPRAEVAFRIENDGARYFGPFLSVGHARRVLQFVHRIFRIRACDLPLDGTRTYPVCLLYHIRRCSGPCMHYIDRDAYRADAEAAVRFLEGDRAGVLAELERRMQEHARRMEFEAAAFYRDAVRALRDWTPTSRIVDPTGRSVDLVGAAVEGGRVVLVVFLIRHGLFVDRREFVWDRLPGLEPPPETEVLLDDEWWVQVLTQFYLTVAQPPDEVWLPVDLAERSELEAWLERHFGRPVRLRVPAELSDADRDRLEWVGHHARQLLRSAPEGEAADEYATLRSLQHMLNLPTFPYRIEGFDISNIQGQWNVGGVVVFEGGRPKKSEYRRFRIRTVEGPDDYACMREAVYRRYAGSLRERLPLPDLILIDGGRGQLHAAQEALAQAGCGHIPVIALAKREEEIYVPTSPEPLRWPRHTPALRLLQHVRDEAHRWVIGYYRRLHRRAELQLALTEVPGIGPRLARRLLERFGSLDVLRETPVEEIARVVGRRRAEALYAWLRKD
- the citB gene encoding Aconitate hydratase A: MTDRPPGFPDAVRWLDTPDGRFRIYSLRYLDETGLADTRRLPYSIRILLENLLRHYDGEVVRWDDVVALARWNPRDVPRLEIPFRPERVLLQDFTGVPCVADLAAMRAAVRRLGGDPRRVNPVVPVDLVIDHSVQVDFFGSVDAFEQNVAMEYERNRERYAFLRWAQRAFRNFRVVPPGTGIVHQVNLEYLASVVQVRTAPDGVPEAFPDTLVGTDSHTTMINGLGVLGWGVGGIEAEAVMLGQPIYMLVPEVIGVRLTGELPEGATATDLVLTVTHLLRQKGVVGKFVEFFGPGVRSLRVEDRATLANMAPECGSTVNLFPVDDATLEYLRGTGRDPRHVERVERYMKAQGLFWTPDAPEPLYSDVVELDLSTVEPTIAGPRRPHDRVPLRTARQAFREALRTFLPADGASASVDELVGRRVEVSLDGLKTAVGHGSVVIAAITSCTNTSNPSVMVGAGLLAKKAVERGLTVPPHVKTSLAPGSRVVTDYLAESGLLPYLEALRFHLVGYGCTTCIGNSGPLPEPVARAIEENGLVTVAVLSGNRNFEGRINPHVRASYLMSPPLVVAYALAGTMDIDVLNEPLGRDPNGRPVYLRDLWPTHEEVRSLMRRVLNPRVFRRRYAQVFRGDARWRALPVPRGELYRWDPDSTYIQEPPFFRDLPLEPPPLQDIHGARVLVLLGDSVTTDHISPAGAIPEKSPAGQYLIRRGVPPSEFNTYGARRGNHEVMIRGTFANIRLRNLLRRPGDGGSLPEGGWTVYLPTGEVMTVYDAAMRYRADGTPLIVIAGKEYGSGSSRDWAAKGTFLLGVRAVLAESFERIHRSNLVGMGVLPLEFEPGQDRETLGLTGHEVFHIEGIAEGLQPRARVRVRAVRPDGTTQTFTAIARLDTPVEVTYYRYGGILPYVLRQMVGGRQ
- the idi gene encoding Isopentenyl-diphosphate Delta-isomerase codes for the protein MDKERRARDEIVLLVDDRDRFTGRYASRAEAHRGDGLHHRAFVCILFDRAGRVLLQRRRHWLWDGLWDLTAVSHVLYRDGRRETYAQAAARALRKEMGITGVRVRKATGFNYFVRHPARDACENEYCAVLVGSYDGPVRPDAEDVYEYCWVAWEDFVRDVKTRPEAYTPWARLSVEALARVGWEPGR
- the trpD2 gene encoding Anthranilate phosphoribosyltransferase 2, which gives rise to MSDRLGRTQQALKAVTQGAALDFATARQLGEDIASGELPPELVGAVLTALAMRGEAPSEIAGLADAMRSQARRVEHPLTRTAVDTCGTGGDGFHTWNVSTAAAFVVSSLGVPVVKHGNRAVSSQCGSADVLQALGIAWPDTPEKAAQLLHDTHFTFLFAPYFHPAMKAVAPIRRHLGIRTVFNILGPLTNPAFVRYQMIGVFRRDLLERLAPVFTHLGHERVLLVHHETGMDEAASFGQTYVVRVERQGTDVTFHEDCLNPRAWGLGSGSVEDLRGGSPEENAQIIGDLLRNRDRGPRRDTLLVNSALALWAAGRVGTVEEGLAQAEEALTSGRAYDQLERLRQRSGPA